A window from Anser cygnoides isolate HZ-2024a breed goose chromosome 1, Taihu_goose_T2T_genome, whole genome shotgun sequence encodes these proteins:
- the LOC106031807 gene encoding G-protein coupled receptor 183-like: MAAVETAFPPANLTSVNQSGCNVHNHHFSAKVTFSLFYTALLVFGACGNILALCITFQRRKKKLNSTDLYLVNLALSDALFTLALPGRIAYYVLEFNWPFGDWFCRATAFIFYMNTYVGIYFMTCVSVDRYIAVVRTRHPGRIRRMSRARAICVLIWFLVFLQTAPLLLRPMTRRMGEKLTCMEYFNFEEIPKLPYLLLVACVLGFFLPVGIILVCYVRINLKLCQTAKENPLTVKNGHHCRAFTVILVVLLAVLLCFSPYHLNIVQFMVRKILYQPSCREQQAFKMSLQVTVAFMNLNCCIDPIIYFFAFRGYKRRLLRIFRNSGSMATSSTVKTPSESNSNSQPQGSSSV; encoded by the coding sequence ATGGCTGCTGTGGAGACTGCGTTCCCCCCTGCCAACCTCACCTCCGTCAACCAGAGCGGCTGCAACGTGCACAACCACCACTTCTCGGCCAAAGTCACCTTCTCCCTCTTCTACACCGCCCTGCTGGTGTTTGGCGCCTGCGGGAACATCCTGGCCCTCTGCATCACCTTCCAGCGCAGGAAGAAGAAGCTCAACTCCACCGACCTCTACCTGGTCAACCTGGCCCTGTCCGACGCCCTGTTCACACTGGCGCTGCCGGGCAGGATCGCCTACTACGTCCTGGAGTTTAACTGGCCCTTTGGGGACTGGTTCTGCCGGGCCACCGCCTTCATTTTCTACATGAACACCTACGTGGGCATCTACTTCATGACCTGCGTGAGCGTGGACCGCTACATCGCCGTGGTGCGCACCAGGCACCCCGGCAGGATCCGGAGGATGAGCCGTGCCAGGGCCATCTGCGTCCTCATCTGGTTCTTGGTGTTCCTGCAGACGGCGCCGCTGCTCCTGCGGCCCATGACGCGGAGGATGGGGGAGAAGCTGACGTGCATGGAGTACTTCAACTTCGAGGAGATCCCCAAGCTGCCctacctgctgctggtggcctgcGTGCTCGGCTTCTTCCTGCCCGTGGGCATCATCTTGGTGTGCTACGTGCGGATCAACCTCAAGCTCTGCCAGACCGCCAAGGAGAACCCGCTGACGGTGAAGAATGGACACCACTGCCGGGCCTTCACCGTCAtcctggtggtgctgctggctgtcctgctctgcttcagCCCCTACCATCTCAACATCGTCCAGTTCATGGTCAGGAAGATCCTCTACCAGCCGTCCTGCCGCGAGCAGCAAGCCTTCAAGATGTCCCTGCAAGTCACCGTGGCCTTCATGAACCTCAACTGCTGCATTGACCCCATCATCTACTTCTTCGCCTTCCGGGGCTACAAGCGGAGGCTGCTCCGCATCTTCAGGAACAGCGGCTCCATGGCCACCTCCTCCACTGTCAAGACCCCCTCCGAGAGCAACAGCaacagccagccccagggctccAGCTCCGTCTAG